Proteins encoded in a region of the Wenzhouxiangella sp. XN201 genome:
- a CDS encoding endonuclease codes for MIPNTTRLVARVRVTALFVLAVSFASFAWAQEESSYYETVDTSSPSAMRASLHAIIDDHTRYPYTSSSIDTWDILEIADEDQDNTGNVITVYRNASYAKQGGGNTFYNREHSWPKSYGFPNDGSSNYPYTDTHHLFIADSGYNSSRSNKPFDTCSSSCSEKTTENNNGRGGEGGGYPGDSNWTTGSYTAGTWEVWAGRRGDIARAMMYMDVRYEGGTHGITGVVEPDLVLTDDRALMDASNTGSNELVAYMGLLSVLLQWHDEDPVDLIEFQRNEAIASFQGNRNPFIDHPEWVDCVFRNQCDGTADTTPPAVPGSLTATGGPGHINLDWADNTESDLAGYNVYRSATSGGSYTLIGSGLVADSAYQDKDVTAGTTYFYVVTAVDFSSNESSSSNEASAVAQEGVAGSAWINEFHYDNDGTDSGEFVEVAGPAGLDLTGWSVVGYNGNGGTAYNSISLSGTIADQGGCTGTLAVDFTGLQNGAPDGIALIDNGGAVVEFISYEGTMTAADGPAAGMSSQDVGVSESASTPVGYSLQLGGTGSGAVDFHWQPEQADTYGQVNAGQQFDGCASDTTPPSAVSDLSASGLDQQVLLDWTAPADADLAGFDVYRATSSGGPYDQINGSLVTLSEFTDTSASNGTTYYYVVTAVDDSGNVSSNSNEASATPQAVGTGGVAWINELHYDNESTDVGEFVEIAAEAGLDLNGWQLVAYNGNGGAVYDTLNLSGTVPDLDNGFGVLAFDLPGLQNGSPDGIALVDGLGDVVEFLSYEGSFTAVDGAANGMSSVDILVSETSSTPIGWSLQRTGTGQTAAEFSWADPQADTYGSVNAGQSFGSDSTPVNDPPAAPTGLTATADHKRVELTWDANGESDLAGYRLYRSQQSGGSYQLIASLDAADTAYSDTGLQNDQTYYYVLTAVDSGGLESTASSEVSAVPAKGSKGGGNGKP; via the coding sequence ATGATTCCGAATACCACCCGATTGGTGGCGCGTGTCCGCGTGACCGCGCTATTCGTGCTTGCCGTATCCTTCGCTTCGTTCGCATGGGCTCAGGAGGAGTCGTCCTACTATGAGACGGTGGATACATCTTCGCCGTCGGCCATGCGTGCCAGCCTGCATGCCATCATCGATGACCACACTCGCTACCCGTACACCTCGAGCTCGATCGACACCTGGGACATTCTCGAGATCGCCGACGAGGATCAGGACAATACAGGCAACGTGATTACGGTCTATCGCAATGCCAGCTACGCCAAGCAGGGCGGTGGCAACACCTTCTACAACCGGGAGCATTCATGGCCCAAGTCCTACGGCTTCCCGAATGACGGCTCTTCGAATTACCCGTACACCGACACGCACCATCTTTTCATCGCCGACTCTGGCTACAACTCTTCGCGCAGTAACAAACCTTTCGATACTTGCTCGAGCAGCTGTAGCGAGAAGACCACGGAGAACAATAACGGTCGCGGTGGCGAGGGTGGCGGTTATCCGGGAGACTCGAACTGGACGACCGGGTCCTACACGGCCGGAACATGGGAGGTCTGGGCCGGCCGGCGAGGCGACATCGCCAGAGCCATGATGTACATGGATGTGCGCTATGAGGGCGGCACGCACGGCATCACCGGTGTGGTCGAGCCCGATCTCGTCCTGACCGATGATCGGGCGTTGATGGACGCGTCCAATACCGGAAGCAACGAGTTGGTCGCCTATATGGGGCTGCTGAGCGTACTGCTGCAGTGGCACGATGAAGATCCGGTCGACCTCATCGAATTTCAGCGCAATGAGGCCATCGCCTCCTTCCAGGGCAATCGTAACCCCTTCATCGATCACCCCGAGTGGGTGGACTGCGTGTTTCGAAACCAGTGCGACGGAACCGCGGATACTACGCCACCGGCGGTTCCCGGCAGCCTGACGGCAACCGGTGGTCCGGGCCACATCAACCTTGACTGGGCCGACAACACCGAGAGCGACCTGGCCGGCTACAACGTCTACAGGTCCGCTACGTCCGGAGGATCTTACACCTTGATCGGCAGCGGGCTGGTTGCGGACTCCGCGTACCAGGACAAGGACGTGACCGCAGGTACGACCTACTTCTATGTCGTCACGGCAGTCGATTTCAGCAGCAATGAATCCTCGTCCAGCAACGAGGCTTCGGCGGTTGCCCAGGAAGGCGTCGCCGGAAGCGCCTGGATCAACGAGTTCCACTACGACAACGACGGCACCGATTCTGGCGAGTTCGTCGAGGTGGCCGGTCCCGCCGGTCTCGACCTGACCGGCTGGAGCGTCGTCGGGTACAACGGCAACGGTGGTACGGCCTACAACAGCATTTCCCTGTCGGGGACGATTGCCGATCAGGGCGGCTGCACCGGAACACTGGCAGTCGACTTTACCGGCCTGCAGAACGGGGCGCCGGACGGCATTGCACTGATCGACAATGGCGGAGCGGTCGTCGAGTTCATCAGCTACGAAGGCACCATGACCGCCGCGGACGGCCCCGCTGCGGGCATGTCCTCGCAGGATGTGGGTGTGAGCGAATCGGCAAGCACCCCGGTCGGCTACTCCCTGCAGCTGGGGGGCACCGGATCTGGGGCAGTTGATTTCCACTGGCAGCCCGAACAGGCCGATACCTACGGTCAGGTTAACGCGGGTCAGCAGTTCGACGGTTGCGCTTCGGATACGACACCGCCGTCGGCCGTTTCCGACCTGTCGGCTTCCGGCCTGGATCAGCAGGTGCTGCTGGACTGGACAGCACCTGCCGATGCCGACCTGGCTGGCTTCGACGTCTACCGTGCGACCTCGTCGGGAGGGCCATATGACCAGATCAACGGCAGCCTGGTGACCCTTTCGGAGTTCACCGATACCTCTGCCAGCAACGGCACCACCTACTATTACGTGGTGACGGCCGTCGACGACAGTGGAAATGTTTCGTCCAACAGCAACGAGGCCTCGGCGACTCCGCAAGCGGTGGGTACCGGTGGCGTGGCCTGGATCAATGAACTGCACTACGACAACGAGAGCACCGATGTGGGCGAGTTCGTCGAAATTGCCGCGGAGGCCGGTCTGGATCTGAACGGATGGCAGCTGGTGGCCTACAACGGCAACGGCGGGGCGGTCTACGACACGCTGAATCTGTCTGGAACGGTTCCCGACCTCGACAACGGTTTCGGTGTCCTGGCCTTCGACCTGCCCGGCCTGCAGAATGGCTCGCCCGACGGAATCGCGCTGGTCGACGGCCTCGGTGATGTTGTCGAGTTTCTGAGTTACGAAGGATCCTTTACGGCCGTTGACGGTGCCGCGAACGGCATGAGCAGCGTCGACATCCTGGTTTCCGAAACGTCTTCGACACCGATCGGCTGGTCACTACAGAGAACCGGCACGGGCCAGACGGCCGCGGAGTTCTCCTGGGCCGACCCACAAGCGGATACCTACGGCTCGGTTAACGCCGGTCAGTCATTCGGTTCGGACTCGACGCCGGTCAACGATCCGCCTGCGGCACCGACCGGGCTCACCGCCACGGCGGACCACAAGCGTGTCGAACTGACCTGGGATGCCAATGGCGAGTCGGATCTGGCCGGGTATCGTCTTTATCGGTCCCAGCAGTCCGGAGGCAGCTACCAGCTCATTGCATCGCTGGACGCGGCCGATACGGCCTACAGTGATACGGGACTGCAAAACGACCAGACCTACTACTACGTGCTGACGGCCGTGGATTCGGGTGGTCTTGAGAGTACGGCCAGCTCAGAGGTCAGCGCTGTGCCTGCCAAGGGCAGCAAGGGTGGTGGAAACGGCAAGCCTTAA
- a CDS encoding ferredoxin--NADP reductase, translated as MDKFRRERVLSVHHWNDGLFSFRTTRDPGLRFDSGQFIMLGLPVGDKPLMRAYSFASASWEEELEFFSIKVPDGPLTSRLQHLKIGDEILLSKKPTGTLLISDLHPGKRLYLLSTGTGLAPFLSIIKDPETYERFDTVVVAHGVRLIEDLAYRETICDELPHHELLGEVIRDRLLYYPAVSREPFKHSGRLTHLLESGQLTDDLNLPPLDPENDRVMLCGSIAMLKDFRDLLDQRGFKASPSIGHAGDYVFERAFVS; from the coding sequence ATGGATAAATTCCGCCGCGAGCGCGTCCTCAGCGTGCACCACTGGAACGACGGCCTGTTCAGCTTTCGGACCACGCGCGACCCCGGCCTTCGTTTTGATAGCGGCCAGTTCATCATGCTTGGGCTGCCCGTTGGCGACAAGCCCTTGATGCGCGCCTACTCCTTCGCCAGTGCCTCCTGGGAGGAAGAACTGGAGTTCTTCTCCATCAAGGTTCCGGATGGCCCGCTGACCTCGCGCCTGCAGCATCTGAAAATCGGCGACGAGATCCTGCTATCGAAGAAGCCCACGGGCACCCTGCTGATCAGCGATCTGCACCCCGGCAAGCGCCTCTACCTGTTATCAACCGGCACCGGCCTGGCGCCGTTCCTGTCCATCATCAAGGACCCCGAAACCTACGAGCGCTTCGACACCGTCGTCGTCGCCCATGGTGTGCGTCTCATCGAGGACCTGGCCTACCGCGAAACCATCTGCGATGAACTGCCCCATCACGAGCTCCTCGGAGAGGTGATCCGGGATCGTCTGCTGTACTATCCGGCCGTCTCCCGCGAACCCTTCAAGCACAGCGGCCGACTGACGCACCTGCTCGAGTCCGGCCAGCTCACCGACGATCTGAACCTGCCACCGCTGGACCCGGAAAACGACCGCGTCATGCTTTGCGGCAGCATCGCCATGCTGAAGGACTTCCGCGACCTGCTTGATCAGCGCGGATTCAAGGCCAGTCCCTCAATCGGCCACGCGGGCGATTACGTGTTCGAGCGGGCGTTTGTCAGTTAA
- a CDS encoding DEAD/DEAH box helicase encodes MNFDSLGLKAELLRAVSEQGYTKPTPVQIKAIPVILEGRDIMASAQTGTGKTAAFTLPLLHRLSERGGHQKQPRALILAPTRELAAQVNENLRAYGRHVQLRSLEIFGGVNINPQITKLQRGIDVLVATPGRLIDHMQRGTVDLSRIEFLVLDEADRMLDMGFRPAIDRIVKVLPKQRQTLLFSATFSKEITQMAHNFLKNPERVETAPPNSTVDAIAQQAFRVDQKQKREVLSFLIGSNNWQQVLVFTRTKHGANRLAKQLETDGLPSAAIHGNKSQGARTKALSEFKKNKIRVLVATDIAARGLDIDQLPHVVNYDIPNVPEDYVHRIGRTGRAGRDGLAVSLVAGSEHGLFEDIRKLVKTEIPTYGVDGYEPTEPLSREAGKTPARRGRGNGGGNRGNNSGNRGQKSARGNNQSRNRGRRGQQAKAA; translated from the coding sequence ATGAATTTCGATTCCCTCGGCCTCAAGGCCGAATTGCTGCGTGCTGTCAGCGAACAGGGCTACACAAAGCCCACGCCCGTTCAGATCAAGGCCATTCCGGTCATTCTTGAGGGCCGTGACATCATGGCCAGCGCCCAGACCGGCACCGGCAAAACCGCCGCCTTTACCCTGCCGCTGCTGCATCGCCTCAGCGAACGCGGCGGTCACCAGAAGCAGCCGCGTGCGCTGATTCTGGCACCGACGCGCGAACTGGCTGCCCAGGTCAATGAAAACCTGCGCGCCTACGGTCGTCATGTCCAGTTGCGATCGCTCGAGATCTTCGGCGGTGTCAACATCAACCCGCAGATCACCAAGCTGCAGCGCGGCATCGACGTACTCGTCGCCACCCCGGGCCGCTTGATCGATCATATGCAGCGCGGCACCGTCGATCTGTCCAGGATCGAGTTCCTGGTGCTCGACGAAGCCGACCGCATGCTTGACATGGGCTTCCGTCCGGCCATCGATCGCATCGTCAAGGTCCTGCCGAAGCAGCGCCAGACCCTGTTGTTTTCCGCCACGTTCTCGAAAGAGATTACCCAGATGGCGCACAACTTCCTCAAGAACCCCGAGCGTGTCGAGACCGCGCCGCCGAACTCGACGGTCGACGCGATTGCCCAGCAGGCCTTCCGGGTCGATCAGAAGCAGAAACGCGAAGTCCTGTCATTCCTGATCGGCTCGAACAACTGGCAGCAGGTGCTGGTATTTACCCGCACCAAGCATGGCGCCAACCGCCTGGCCAAGCAGCTCGAAACCGACGGTCTGCCAAGCGCGGCCATCCACGGTAACAAGAGCCAGGGTGCGCGCACCAAGGCCCTGAGCGAGTTCAAGAAGAACAAGATCCGTGTCCTGGTTGCCACCGATATCGCCGCTCGCGGTCTGGATATCGACCAGTTGCCGCACGTGGTCAACTACGATATCCCCAACGTGCCGGAAGACTACGTCCACCGCATCGGCCGCACCGGACGCGCCGGACGCGACGGCCTGGCCGTCTCGCTGGTGGCCGGTTCCGAGCATGGGCTGTTCGAAGATATCCGCAAGCTGGTCAAGACCGAGATTCCGACCTACGGGGTCGACGGTTACGAACCCACCGAACCACTGTCCAGGGAAGCCGGCAAGACACCTGCTCGCCGCGGGCGCGGCAATGGTGGCGGTAACCGTGGCAACAATAGCGGCAATCGCGGCCAGAAATCGGCCCGAGGCAATAATCAGAGTCGCAATCGCGGTCGGCGTGGGCAGCAAGCCAAAGCTGCGTAG
- a CDS encoding M20/M25/M40 family metallo-hydrolase, translating to MMSWKGILAAITIAFFGLIAVMIWNTARMPSTRIDAELPDEEIEKRVSSIDGTEVATHLAEAVRFRTISSDTQLPNKAESFPAFHDWLESTYPDAHAVMERERVNELSLLYRWPGRSDCKPIGFISHLDVVPVEEESIEDWTHPPFAGAVADGYVWGRGSVDTKSNLVMTMEAVERLADDGFTPSCDVYLLFGHDEETGGSEGAGAMSRILTEQGIHFDWVLDESGGGSIHTDGSSKWAQITLSQRGYVTFELTATGVGGHSAVPLRPNAILGLSRALMRLSNSSMPGGLEGLALEMVKARVQRRSYLERLLVANTWITKPVVEWIIESMPGGAAILRTTHSPTVIEGGKKDNVLPKTARALVNFRVHPRDDIEFVRRWVRETIDDDSIKVSVYQERAFEAPPATDSSAPQVTRFKEVIGAVYGPIDPLIPGFGLAASDARHYAPIADALLKFEPVVIREGDALNPHDTNERLPIDSLARGVVFYQRLIERQE from the coding sequence ATGATGTCCTGGAAAGGAATCCTGGCGGCAATCACGATTGCCTTCTTTGGACTGATTGCCGTCATGATCTGGAATACGGCACGAATGCCGTCGACGCGAATCGATGCGGAACTGCCCGATGAGGAGATTGAGAAGCGGGTTAGTAGCATTGATGGCACCGAGGTTGCCACCCATCTCGCCGAGGCGGTGCGGTTTCGCACCATATCCAGCGACACTCAGCTGCCGAACAAAGCCGAATCTTTCCCGGCCTTTCATGACTGGCTCGAATCGACCTATCCGGATGCCCATGCCGTGATGGAGCGCGAGCGTGTCAACGAACTATCGCTTCTTTATCGCTGGCCCGGCAGGTCCGATTGCAAGCCCATCGGCTTTATCAGCCATCTTGATGTGGTTCCCGTGGAAGAGGAGAGCATTGAGGACTGGACGCATCCACCCTTTGCCGGCGCCGTTGCCGATGGCTATGTGTGGGGACGTGGGTCCGTCGACACCAAGTCGAATCTCGTCATGACCATGGAAGCGGTGGAGCGGCTGGCCGATGACGGTTTTACACCGTCCTGCGATGTCTATCTGCTTTTCGGCCATGACGAGGAAACGGGCGGCTCGGAGGGAGCTGGCGCTATGTCTCGAATCCTCACGGAGCAGGGCATCCACTTTGATTGGGTCCTTGACGAATCAGGAGGCGGTTCGATCCATACCGACGGATCGAGCAAATGGGCGCAGATTACATTGTCCCAACGCGGCTATGTGACCTTCGAATTGACGGCAACCGGTGTCGGAGGACATTCCGCTGTGCCGCTCAGACCGAATGCCATCCTGGGTCTCTCGCGGGCGCTCATGCGGCTATCGAATTCAAGTATGCCGGGCGGCCTGGAAGGCCTGGCGCTGGAAATGGTCAAGGCCAGGGTTCAGCGTCGGTCCTACCTGGAGCGATTGCTCGTGGCAAACACGTGGATCACAAAACCAGTTGTCGAATGGATTATCGAGTCGATGCCGGGAGGCGCCGCGATTCTCCGCACCACGCATTCACCGACCGTGATCGAGGGTGGCAAGAAAGATAATGTGCTTCCGAAGACGGCACGCGCTCTTGTCAATTTCAGAGTGCATCCGCGCGACGACATCGAGTTTGTCCGACGCTGGGTCCGGGAAACTATCGATGATGATTCCATCAAGGTTTCCGTATACCAGGAGCGTGCATTTGAGGCACCCCCGGCGACCGATTCGTCCGCACCGCAAGTTACACGTTTCAAAGAAGTGATCGGAGCGGTTTATGGGCCGATCGATCCACTGATTCCCGGCTTCGGACTGGCGGCCTCCGATGCCAGGCATTACGCACCCATTGCGGATGCACTGCTGAAATTCGAGCCGGTCGTTATCAGGGAGGGCGATGCGCTCAACCCGCATGACACGAATGAACGCCTGCCGATCGATTCGCTCGCCCGCGGGGTCGTGTTCTATCAGCGACTGATCGAGCGTCAGGAATGA
- a CDS encoding alpha/beta fold hydrolase — protein MTTRIILALIGVAGLADALAQEEVPRFERTDCHFESEKPLEGVDCGELVVWENRQDHKEGTLRLAVAILRSTADEPEPDPLVYLSGGPGGRSVHHIPSLVGGNFSNRLREKRDLVYYDQRGTGYSDPNFCEELDQVLYTTRFLGLSPEEAKARRVDATRECREKMLEKGIDFSAYNSETSARDLDDLRRALGYEQWNLYGISYGTRLALTAMRETPAGIRSVILDSTSPPNARLWVERPAVFARSLERVFTQCAADEACRRAYPDLESKFYTWLDRLERDPVELEMQDTNRFPGGRLVVDRALAISGVFQGLYNRRFPSILPLLIQEGGPENEHVWRVLADRLVRPPEQISRGLNLSVNCYEIAPFNPPDLLDSARMAYPRLDEIVDEGDRHAECAAWHGERADSSYIEPVRSGLPTLILGGEFDPTTPPEFGRLAAETLPNSTFVEVPAHGHGVIASTTCTRELALRFLEDPDRAQDTSCVSEIPSVSFVTDVHVSRGVYPIARSIQQGPASPALAGAGLIGLVLLSGIVAWPVGASVRRLRNAHDLPEPGVQRIARPTAALAALLAAIFAAGLLFAIRGAASINPFLLAFGVSGDFRWIFYLPWLIAALTVVSVFAAIHSWRQQWWNTGQRIHYSLVAASCVVFVAITAWLGLF, from the coding sequence ATGACAACACGAATCATTCTTGCGCTGATTGGAGTTGCCGGACTGGCCGATGCATTGGCCCAGGAGGAGGTTCCGCGCTTCGAACGCACGGACTGTCATTTCGAAAGCGAAAAGCCGCTGGAAGGTGTCGACTGCGGCGAGCTGGTGGTGTGGGAGAACCGGCAAGACCACAAGGAGGGCACGCTTCGGCTGGCGGTGGCGATTCTCCGCAGCACGGCCGATGAGCCCGAACCGGATCCTCTCGTCTATCTATCCGGCGGACCCGGTGGTCGTTCCGTGCATCACATCCCGTCTCTTGTAGGTGGCAATTTCTCGAACCGGTTACGCGAAAAGCGTGATCTCGTCTACTACGACCAGCGCGGGACCGGATACTCCGATCCCAACTTCTGCGAAGAGCTGGACCAGGTTCTCTATACAACGCGTTTCCTCGGCCTTTCGCCCGAAGAAGCCAAGGCCCGTCGCGTTGATGCCACACGGGAATGTCGGGAGAAAATGCTGGAGAAAGGCATCGATTTTTCCGCCTACAACAGCGAGACCAGCGCGCGAGACCTGGACGATCTCCGCCGGGCCCTGGGCTACGAGCAATGGAACCTGTATGGCATCTCCTATGGAACGAGACTCGCGCTGACAGCGATGCGGGAGACGCCTGCGGGAATCCGGAGCGTCATCCTTGACTCGACGTCTCCCCCCAACGCCCGACTGTGGGTGGAGAGACCCGCAGTATTTGCCCGATCGCTTGAGCGCGTGTTTACGCAATGTGCGGCGGACGAGGCTTGCCGTCGCGCCTATCCCGACCTGGAGTCGAAGTTCTACACCTGGCTCGATCGCCTGGAGCGGGACCCCGTAGAACTCGAAATGCAGGACACGAACCGCTTCCCCGGCGGCCGGCTCGTGGTCGACCGAGCGCTGGCCATCTCGGGCGTATTTCAGGGCCTTTACAATCGTCGCTTCCCTTCGATTTTGCCGCTTCTGATCCAAGAAGGCGGGCCGGAAAACGAGCATGTATGGCGGGTTCTGGCTGACCGCCTGGTCCGACCGCCTGAGCAGATCAGTCGGGGTCTAAACCTGTCGGTGAACTGCTACGAGATTGCACCTTTCAACCCGCCGGACTTGCTTGATTCCGCCCGTATGGCGTACCCACGCCTCGATGAAATCGTGGACGAGGGAGACCGCCATGCGGAATGCGCAGCCTGGCATGGTGAAAGGGCGGATTCCTCGTACATTGAACCGGTTCGCAGCGGCTTACCGACCTTGATTCTCGGTGGTGAGTTCGATCCCACCACGCCGCCCGAGTTCGGACGACTCGCCGCCGAGACACTGCCGAACAGTACGTTTGTCGAGGTTCCGGCTCACGGCCACGGGGTGATTGCGAGCACCACGTGTACCCGTGAGTTGGCGTTGCGTTTTCTTGAGGATCCTGACAGGGCGCAGGACACGAGCTGCGTGTCGGAAATTCCGTCAGTATCCTTCGTGACCGACGTCCATGTGAGTCGAGGCGTCTATCCGATTGCACGAAGCATTCAGCAGGGTCCGGCCAGTCCAGCACTTGCGGGCGCGGGGCTTATCGGGCTCGTCCTTCTATCCGGCATTGTCGCCTGGCCTGTAGGCGCATCCGTTCGCCGGTTGCGTAATGCCCACGACTTGCCGGAGCCCGGAGTGCAGCGGATTGCGCGCCCGACCGCGGCGCTGGCCGCACTGTTGGCAGCGATTTTTGCCGCGGGACTCCTGTTCGCAATCCGGGGCGCGGCCTCGATCAATCCGTTCCTGCTAGCTTTCGGGGTGTCGGGCGACTTCAGGTGGATCTTCTACCTGCCATGGCTCATCGCGGCATTGACCGTGGTGAGCGTCTTCGCCGCAATCCATTCGTGGCGACAGCAGTGGTGGAACACTGGGCAACGAATCCACTACAGCCTTGTAGCCGCTTCGTGCGTGGTGTTTGTGGCCATCACCGCATGGCTGGGTCTGTTTTAA
- a CDS encoding thiopurine S-methyltransferase, producing MDRNFWNERWKRQEIGFHQSEIHWALKRHWAAVADGHAGRVLVPLCGKSLDLHWLARQGHGVVGIELSAQAVSEFYKEWGQTPTRMPAGPLIHWQAENIELFEGEFFDFKSGEAFELLYDRAALAALPREMRPGYLDHLRSLLGDHARGLLVTFEYDQTEMDGPPFAVLEDELVDYAGLQFQLLERRDVLAEHARFAERGLTALHECAWLVRQNP from the coding sequence ATGGACAGGAACTTCTGGAATGAACGCTGGAAGCGGCAGGAGATCGGATTTCATCAATCCGAAATCCACTGGGCACTCAAGCGTCACTGGGCTGCAGTAGCGGATGGCCATGCCGGCCGCGTTCTGGTACCCCTTTGTGGCAAGAGCCTTGATCTGCACTGGTTGGCGCGGCAGGGTCATGGCGTGGTGGGGATCGAACTCAGCGCCCAAGCGGTGAGCGAGTTCTACAAGGAATGGGGACAGACACCAACGCGTATGCCAGCGGGTCCGCTAATCCATTGGCAGGCCGAGAACATCGAACTGTTCGAGGGCGAGTTCTTCGATTTCAAATCAGGCGAAGCATTCGAACTGCTCTACGATCGCGCAGCCTTGGCCGCCCTGCCCCGGGAGATGCGCCCGGGTTATCTCGATCATTTACGATCCTTGCTGGGCGACCACGCCCGCGGCTTACTGGTCACTTTCGAGTACGACCAGACGGAAATGGACGGCCCGCCCTTCGCCGTCCTCGAGGATGAACTGGTGGACTACGCCGGCCTCCAGTTCCAGTTACTCGAACGCCGCGACGTATTGGCCGAGCATGCGCGTTTTGCCGAACGTGGACTGACCGCCCTGCACGAATGCGCGTGGCTCGTCAGGCAGAATCCTTAA
- a CDS encoding DUF3450 family protein, which produces MYRRVYQPGLLIGLLLFPLILAAQSSAEGDNLEALAEELVRIRGEVESLNAELNRKQDQHRNEMSSLAAQKGELEATLRREQLRVDQLEEELTSNRERAEQAGIAGESLVPVAQEAIDALRRHIETSLPFKPQERMAALDEIQTQLETGSLAPPRAVNRLWGFYEDELRLTRENGLYSQVIELDDEQVLADVARLGTVAMYFQTRDGEYGQAQRSGEDWRFVRLDERAAIQRIDKLFESLKKQIRTGYFELPNGAIRLESEQ; this is translated from the coding sequence ATGTACAGGCGAGTCTATCAGCCCGGACTGTTGATCGGGTTGCTGCTGTTTCCCCTGATCCTGGCGGCCCAGTCGTCGGCAGAGGGTGACAATCTCGAGGCACTGGCCGAGGAGCTGGTGCGCATTCGCGGAGAAGTCGAGTCGCTGAATGCCGAACTCAATCGCAAGCAGGACCAGCACCGCAATGAAATGAGCTCGCTGGCCGCCCAGAAGGGCGAGCTGGAAGCCACGTTACGACGCGAGCAGTTGCGCGTGGACCAGCTCGAAGAGGAGCTCACAAGCAATCGCGAACGGGCCGAACAGGCCGGCATCGCCGGTGAGTCGCTGGTTCCTGTCGCCCAGGAAGCGATCGACGCGCTGCGGCGCCACATCGAAACCTCCCTGCCGTTCAAGCCGCAGGAGCGCATGGCCGCGCTTGACGAAATCCAGACGCAGCTCGAGACCGGTTCGCTGGCGCCACCGCGGGCCGTCAATCGTCTCTGGGGCTTCTACGAAGACGAACTTAGGCTTACGAGAGAGAACGGCCTCTACAGCCAGGTCATCGAGCTCGACGACGAACAGGTCCTGGCCGACGTGGCACGCCTGGGCACGGTCGCGATGTACTTCCAGACCCGCGACGGCGAGTACGGGCAGGCCCAGCGCAGCGGTGAGGACTGGCGCTTTGTCCGCCTGGACGAGCGCGCGGCCATCCAGCGCATCGACAAGCTGTTCGAGTCGCTCAAGAAGCAGATCCGCACCGGCTACTTCGAATTGCCCAACGGCGCCATCCGGCTGGAGTCCGAACAATGA